Proteins from one Bartonella sp. HY328 genomic window:
- a CDS encoding serine endopeptidase, with protein MKKSQRWTEKCFKLFLWMLTLVFAWFLLQLGSNIIADLPKIEATLSVDDFVDKEAIAQLEARRDLPRSEMQQQQDILQALQEKVELSNELYKSSKTEFDNWLETRRSIQSASQDNQLIARTNDLNALQQAKQKAEHDYKIQQGKVQAAQFAYNSVDHEIDEEISKHYSIATTTLEKTEAWQELKVFFYRLALTLPLLVIAGWAYIQKRKTDYWPFVWGFIIFALFSFFVELVPYLPSYGGYVRLITGIILSIIIGIYLIRAFKNYLRNIKELETEPETQRRNKIDYDMALTFLQKERCPGCERNIHLKDEKTDFCPHCGLHIFSHCNKCHSRKSNFSPFCFSCGTSSYASTDNKFGCTHVENI; from the coding sequence ATGAAAAAGTCTCAACGCTGGACTGAAAAATGTTTCAAGCTATTTCTTTGGATGCTAACTTTAGTTTTCGCATGGTTTCTATTGCAATTAGGTTCCAATATTATTGCCGATTTGCCGAAAATTGAAGCAACACTTTCAGTTGATGATTTTGTTGATAAGGAAGCCATTGCACAATTAGAAGCGCGGCGTGATCTTCCCCGTTCTGAAATGCAGCAACAGCAAGACATATTACAAGCACTTCAAGAAAAAGTTGAGCTAAGTAACGAATTATATAAATCAAGTAAGACAGAATTTGATAATTGGTTAGAAACACGGCGCAGCATACAATCTGCTTCACAAGACAATCAATTAATCGCACGGACAAATGACCTAAATGCCTTACAACAGGCTAAACAAAAAGCCGAGCATGACTATAAAATTCAGCAAGGAAAAGTACAAGCTGCCCAATTTGCATATAATAGTGTTGATCATGAAATTGATGAGGAAATATCCAAGCACTATTCAATTGCCACAACTACATTAGAAAAGACTGAGGCTTGGCAAGAATTAAAGGTCTTTTTCTATCGCCTAGCCTTAACACTACCTTTGCTGGTTATTGCGGGCTGGGCCTATATTCAAAAACGCAAAACAGATTACTGGCCATTTGTTTGGGGCTTTATAATATTTGCTTTATTTAGCTTTTTTGTTGAGCTGGTGCCATATCTTCCAAGCTATGGTGGTTATGTGCGCCTTATCACAGGTATAATATTATCGATTATCATCGGCATTTATCTTATTCGTGCGTTTAAAAACTATCTGCGTAATATAAAAGAACTAGAAACCGAACCAGAAACGCAACGCCGCAATAAGATCGATTATGATATGGCCTTAACCTTTTTGCAAAAAGAGCGTTGCCCTGGCTGCGAGCGCAATATTCACCTTAAAGACGAAAAAACGGATTTTTGTCCACATTGCGGCCTACATATTTTTAGCCACTGCAATAAATGTCATAGTCGTAAAAGCAATTTTTCACCGTTTTGCTTTTCGTGTGGCACGTCATCTTATGCAAGTACAGATAATAAATTCGGCTGCACACATGTTGAAAATATTTAA
- a CDS encoding cold-shock protein: MTTGTVKWFNSTKGFGFIQPDNGGADVFVHISAVEQSGMRELNEGQAVSYDMQQDKRSGKMSACNLAAA; this comes from the coding sequence ATGACCACAGGCACAGTTAAATGGTTCAACTCAACCAAAGGCTTCGGCTTCATTCAGCCAGATAATGGCGGCGCAGATGTTTTCGTTCACATTAGTGCAGTAGAACAATCTGGTATGCGCGAACTTAATGAAGGTCAAGCTGTTAGCTATGACATGCAGCAAGATAAGCGTTCAGGCAAAATGTCTGCTTGCAACCTAGCAGCTGCTTAA